The region CAGGGTGCATCCGAAAGGACGCCCCAGTACCGGATAATCCGGTGAAACCGCGTTACCGTATGCGTAGGAAACAACAAGAGGGGCCCTGCGTGCCGATCCGCTGAACCATGCATGGTCCAGACCGTAATCAGGATTTGCGGATTCGATGTAATGCCATTTCCCGTCTACCTGCACTTCCGTCCATGTATGGTTGTCATTGGAATGCTGCCATGCCGGCACCATGGCCTGCCGGGCGGGAATGCCCACACTTCTGAGGGCGCATACTGTCAGAATTACCGCTTCTTCGCATCTTCCCCATCCTCTGTTGATGGTCATTTGCGGGTTCTGATCCCAGCGCTGGGTGGATTTGAATCCTGTTTTGGAAAAACACCAGCGGTTTATCTTCAGGACCGCTTCTTCCATGGATGCGCATTCGGAGACCAGCGGCAGGAGTTCATTGTAAAATTTTTTGCGCCAGCAGGATGTTTTTTCCTGACTGACCCGGTGGGGCAGCACGTAATTTAAAAAATCGTTCCATGAGATGTTTCGCCCCCAACTCGTGGATTCCCGGGTCAGAAAGGCGTAGTCGAGGTTCTCAGCCAGTTCATCGGACGAGAGTCCTGCCCGGTCCGAGGGTGGCAGGTTGGCGACAATAAATTGTGCCGCTTGCTGCTTCTCAGGCATGCCTTCATATTTCTTTAGGAATTTGTTCAGTTCAGCACGGTTGCTGCCCGAAGTTTCGAGTATGGTTTTGATGGAATCGGAATAAGGGGAAAGTCGGTTTTGATAATTGACGGTTGAACATCCGCACAGGCATATGCAGAGCAGAATGGCCGGTAAAGTATTTTTAGTTATATTGATAGGCAGCATCGGTACTGATCTATCATATAGTCTTATTCATGTAAAAAGACCGGAACACGTAGGTCCCGGTCTTTTTTTTCGAATGGTAGGTATCGTAGCGGATGATCAGCCGCAACCGCCGCAGCAGCTGCCGCAGCTTCCCTGGGCTTCTTCCAGTACGAGGGAAGAGGAAATCTCGATTCCCATGGGAGTCAGGTCGATAACCATGGGTTTTGCCTGTTCCAAAAGTTCTTTGTCTACGACAAAGTCATAACCTTCGAGGTTAATTGTTTCGTCACCGTCTTTTGCGGAATCAATTCCGAGCGCCAGGCGGGTTCCGCTGCATGCGGAAGCTAGGTATATGCGAACAGTTTCTTTTTCTTTTCCTTCAAAGTGCTGATCAAGAACTTCTTTTGCTTTTTCTGTGATCTTAAGCATTAATTCTCTCCTTTTGAGGTTGGCTTTCTAAAAGAATAGCTCTCATGGAATGTAAGTCAACAGACTTTGCTGAAAAAACATTCACTATTTATTATGTTTTGAATTAAATTATTTTTGTATAGGTCAGTTCTATTAATCCAGACATCTGTCCGTTGCCGGGTGTTATCCGTTTTCCTGAAAAAATTGGCCGGGTGAAATTCCGATAATTTTTTTGAAGTGTCTTGAGAAGTGACTTTGGTCGGAGAAGCCGGATTTCAGTGCGGCATCAATAATAGTAGTTCTGTTTTCGATAAGTGCGCGTGCTTCCTGCACACGGCGGAAAATGAGGTATTCCTGTGGTGATCTTCCATATTTGCCGACAAACAGCTTTTGCAGATGGAAGGGGCTGAGACAGGCTGTTTCCGCCAGGTCGTGCAGGGTGATTTTCTGCTGAAAATTATGGTCGATGAAATTTTTAACCCTTTGCAGGGCCTCATGCTGAGGGCCTGTCTTTTGCGTGATTATTTCGCCCCGGCTGTGCTCTTCTATAATATGATATAGGAATGAATTAAGCGCGGCCTGTTTTTCCAGTCCTGTTCCCGGGATATTGATCAGGGCAAATAATTCATCAAATGATGCGCGGTCATAATCTTTATAGATAACGGCAGGATTAAAATCAGGCTCGCGGCATGGTCTGTCGCAGATTTCGGCGGTAAGTTTCTGCATGTACCGGGTATTAACGCATATGGCTCTGTATGCATGTTGCAGTGAGTCTTTTTCGCAGGATGATGCACAGCTGTGAGGAATGCCGGGGGGCAGTATGCACAGCTCCCCGGCTTTATAAGTAAGTGCAGTGGAATTGATATTCAGCCTGCGTTCACCCTGATCAACCAGAATGAAAATATAACTGGTGTGGACATGCCGCGGGAAACGGTTGCTGATGCCGTATGCTTCAACCAGTGTGGTGTCCGGCAGTCCTTCCGGTTCATGGAAGATCAGTTTTGCTTTTTTTGTTTTCATGCGTATCCGCTTATATCAAAGCCGGAAAAAACTTGGCAAGCATTATCAATCCGTCATCTCCGGCCTTTACGCTATGCTTCTCACCTTTGGGGATTATGGCCGATTTGCCGGGATGGTAGGGGGTGCTGCTCTCGCTCAATGTGGCATCGCCTGAACCCTCGATAACTTCATGCATTTCCCACTGATTTTCATGAACGTGCGTTTCAAGGGTGCAACCGGGATCAACACGGACAATATGGCAACTGATTTGCCCGTCTGTTTTATCGCCGGTAACAAGGTGTTTCAGGTAGACTCCCTCAAAGGCTGCGTGAGGGTTCCACGCAAGGTCTGCACAATTAATGGTTTCGTTGATGGTTTTAATTGTGCCGTTAGTTGCAAGTGCGGAAAATTCAACAGGTGTCATTTTGTCCTCCATTGGGTCAGAATTGTTTGTCGTTTTCTGACTTATATGCGGGTACGGAGGGAAGGTATTGTACGATCTTGTGAATCTTCGTTTGATATAAAAAAGCGGGCAAGAAGTTTCTTGCCCGCTTTATGCGGAATCTGGATTTCAGCTAAACTATTTCGAGCTGGAAGGAGGGAGGATTCAACAGCAGTTTTTTGATCGGGCAGAGATCAAGCGCGCGGAGCAGGGCGGCTTTGTATTTTTCCGGAAAGTTTTCCGGAATAGTCAATTCGTATGTGAATTTACTGATCTGGGTACCTTCATCATTATATTGATATCTGAGTTTAAGCTCCAATCCTTCCAAAGACAGTGATCTGGTCTCACAGAATTTACGGGTGTAATGCGCAGCGCATGTTCCAAGAGATGCCAGAAAAAGTTGCATTGGGTCAGGAGCTGAACCTTCTCCGCCTTCATTTACCGGCATGTCTGCGTCTATGCGGAAATCATCGTTGACGGCCGAAAGTTTTTTCCCTTCACCAAACTCAATTTTTATTTCATTGATCATTATGACTCCAATCCACCATATATATTGATAAAAAACTTACTGCGTGAGCAGTCATGTCAAGTTAGCGCTTAAGTCCAGAAAAAATCAATGCTTAGGGAGAAGAAAAACGCGAAAATAATGGGAAATTAAGTCCTTGAGAGGTCGTTTTTAGTCCGGTATATGTCCGGCACTGATCTCTTCTTTGTTATCCATAGCTTCTTTTAATACCTGTTCGAAATCAATTTCCGTGGACATGCGGAATCCGCAACCTTTGGGAAGCTCTCCGAACTGCATGAAAATTGATGGAGCCGGAAAGCTGCGGCATAGCTGCGGTCTATTCTCATAATCGCTGCAGGTGCCGTTTTCATTGAGGCTTGTGCATGAAAATTTGAGATAGCCTTCTTCGGTTTTTCCGAAGATCTTAAAGCGTAACAATGATGTGTCTTCAGTCGCGGCCTTTACAAAAGCTCGTTCCCTTTTCAGCCACTTGCCGCCCACCGATATACATATACCCCGGCAGCATTGCCCGCACATTTGGCAAGAGCCGCGGATGACAACTGTCTGCCGTTTCTTTTTTAACTGCCATTTGCGGTATTGCAGGCGTATGTAATCTAAAAAAGACATCCGGGAAAATTAATCCGCAATTCAGAGGAAATCAAGGCCAACCTAAGTGAATGGTTTTCCGGCTACTTTAAAATTTATATGCAGATTAAGCAGGTAGTTCCATACTCCGGTAATCAGAGATACCAGAATTCGCGAAATGAGATACTGCCACCTGAAGCGATCAACCATTAAGTACATTCCCCCGCTCACTATCACCAGTCCTGTTCCGGCTATAATCAGGAAACCTATGTATCCCTGCTTGATTTCGCGCGATGTCCCTTTAAAAACAATCTTGCGGCTGATGAAATAATTTAGCGAAACCGCGATTAAAAAAGCCAGACCGGCTGAAAAAACAGTAGGTAGGTCAAATATTTCTGTGAACAGGCAGAGCATGCTCAGATCCAGAGTAAAAGTACCGCCTCCGACGCAGGTGTAACGCAGGAAGCGAGCGAGTGCCCTGTAGTCAAACGGCATCATTTTTATTTTCCTGAGGGTTCGTTTTTTTGATCAGAGTGAAAATTATTATTAGTGTCTCTGCCGGGAGACCCTGAGGTCGGACCAAATATCCGTTAGTGGCAGAAGGCCCGTTCAAGCATAAAAAGTCAAGCCTGATTGGAAAAGGTGACCCATTTGTAATCTTGCGGCAACAAAAAGAAAGGCCCCGCTATTGAGGGGGTGAAATCCTCGTCAGCGGGGCTTGCGGCGTTCGGGTCAGGTTGCGCCAAACCTCCCTTTTGCCGTCTGGAAGAAAGGGTGTCTGTTCTCTGATGAACAAAAATGAAATTAAAATTTATTTAATAAGGCGGAAAATATATCGGCCTGTATTTTACAAGATCTTAGCGGTAGTGCCTTCACACAGCCACTCTTTGATTCGTTTATATGGAACGGCATTCTATATGTCTAATATATAATTCATGCCTATTTGATATGTTTAACGTCTTGGTCTGGAAAAGAAGAAGGAAGGTTCTGATAAAGTTCTGTGGATAGGCATGTTGCTGAAATAATCTTTGGTTAAACCGCTCTTATGTACGGAAACAAGTTATTTGAGGTTAATTTGTATGATAATTTTTTTTTTATGTTTTATAAAATTTGATTTTGTATTAATGGATTGATTCATGGAAGATGGTCTGAAAATATTGTTGGTAGATGACAATGCCGTTAATCTTACCCTCCTGAAAAAACTGTTGAAAGAGGAAGGAGCAGAACTGTACTCTGCCCTGAATGGGGAAGAGGCGGTAGAGCTTTGTCAGAAAAATGATTTCGCTCTTATCTTGCTTGATGTCCAGATGCCGGGAATGGATGGCTATGAAACTGCCCGCATCATAAAGGGAATAGTCGCATGCCGGCTGACTCCGATTATCTTTTTGACCGCGATCTATAAAGAACCTGCTTATGCCCGCCTGGGATATCAGGCCGGAGCTGTTGATTTTCTGACCCAACCTATTGATCCGTCTACGTTACGGGCTAAGGTTGGGATTTTTTTGGAGTTGAAAAGACAAAAAGACCGGCTGGAAAGGGAGATAGAGCAGCGCATCAAGACCGAGAGGGCTCTGCGTACTGCCGAGGAAAAGTACCGTAATATCTTTGAACGAGCAGTTGAGGGGATATTTCGCTCCACTTTTGATGGCGACTTTGAGGCGGTTAATCCGGCTCTTGCGCGTATCTTGGGATACGATTCTACTGAAGAGGCCGTGGAAAAATTGCACACGAGCACTCTTTATAAGGATCCCGATGAACGGCGGGCTTTCCTTAAAAAACTGATGAAGGAAAAATCCCTCACCGATTATGAATTGCGTTTTAAACGCAAGGACGGTTCAATCATCTGGATTTCGGAAAGCTGTCGTTTGTTTGAAGAGGGTGGTGAATTTTATATTGAGGGCGTGGTAGAGGATATTACCAAGCGCAAGCTATGTGAACTGGAATTGCAGAAAAAGGCCACTCTAGATGCCCTGACCGGAATCCCGAACCGTTATCTTTTCTTTGATCGTCTGGCGAAATCCATTTCCAATGCCGGGCGTTACCGGGAAAAACTCGCGCTTCTTTTTATCGATCTAAATGACTTCAAGCAGGTGAACGATCTGTACGGACATCATATCGGTGATATGCTGCTCGGGAAAGTGGCATCACGGTTTAAATCAAGATTGAGATCGTCAGATACTTTTGCCCGGCTGGGCGGTGATGAATTCTGCGTTCTACTGGAGCGTCCATCGGACAAGGAAAACATTGCCCATGTTGCAGAAGAATTTATCAACTGTCTTGATAAACCTTTCAGGTTTGACGATATCTGCTGTTCTGTAGGGGCGTCCATAGGTATCAGTCTTTACCCCGAAAACGGATGCTGTGCTGAAGAGTTGGTAAAAAAAGCCGACTCGGCAATGTATCTGGTTAAAGAAAAACCTGACAAAAAATATTGTTTTTACTCCGGGGAAGCCTGATTAGGTGAAAAAAAGGCTGTATCTTTTTTGCCCGCATTGAATTCGAGTTGAAGGTGTTTCTACCGCTTTAAGGTAGAAACACCTTTTTTTATCAGCTGATTATAGTTGTATGAATGTTATATGTCAGCATTGTGTCAATTTGATACTACATTAATAAATTATCGGCTTTGTGAAATATATTAATTGATCATATTCCTTGTGTGCTGTGCTTTTAGAGGGCCTGAATCTTTGTGTGTCGTAATAATTTTTATGTGCGCTATTGTGTCTGCTGAAAATTGTGTTATTAGTATGCCGAAAAATAAATTTACTTACCTCAATCGTTTTTAACAGACTGTATTTATAGTTAAACCGATTGTGCAAAATTTAACTAACATGATTTAACAGTTCGGATAACGGCTAAATGTGGCAAGTCTCCTTGACACAGGAATAAGCCGGTGGAATATAATTTAGTCAAATATTTTTAGACTTTCTCTAATTGGGTTTTGCAATTTGATTTAATTTTGTTTAGTGGTTGTTCCGTGTTACTAATTTTCAAAACATAAGAGAGGTGCGAGAATGGTTTTCAGTTGGCTTCAGTTTGCCATCTTTATGTTTTTGATAGGGGGACTTCTCTTTGCGGGAGGGCCTCTTATTTTGTCCGCCCTCGTTGCTCCACGTGCCAAAGGCGGGGATATGGGCATGGCTTTTGAGTGCGGTATGAGGCCCCACGGCAGGGCATGGAATCAGTTCGGCATCAGCTATTATGTTTATGCCTTGTTGTTTCTAGCCTTTGACGTAGACGTCCTCTATCTTTTCCCGGTTTCCGTCTGGTATCCACAAACCGAAGGTATGTTTTACTTTGTTGAGGTTGCCGGATTCCTGTCTGTACTCGCTATCGCAATTATTTATTTCTGGAAAAAAGGAGTTTTCACATGGCCGAGAAAGATCTCCTGACTCCCGGCGGGCATATGGTCGAGGACGGTATCGTCCGTCTCGAACTTGCCGAAGACGCCATGAATATCTGCCGTTCGATGTCGCTCTGGCCCATGACTTTCGGTCTGGCCTGCTGTGCAATTGAGATGATGGCGGTAGGGATGGCTCGATTCGATATGGCTCGTTTTGGGGCGGAGGTTTTCCGTCCCTCGGCACGTCAGGCCGACTTGATGATTGTTGCCGGGACGGTAACCAAGAAAATGGCGCCTGCTGTTGTTCGTCTATACGAGCAGATGCCTGCTCCAAAGTGGGTGCTGGCGCTGGGTAACTGTGCCATCTCCGGCGGTCCTTTCAAGTTCAAGGGACAGTACGGGATTGTAGAGGGTGTAGATAACCTCATTCCTGTTGATGTCTACGTTCCCGGATGCCCGCCCCGTCCCGAAGCCCTGCTCGAAGGTCTTTTCCAGATTCAGGAAAAGGTCACCGGTAAACGTTGGTGGCCCGTGCCCGAAGATTTAGAAAAGGAGCGTGCCAGATGATGGCGAGCAATAAAATGGACGGTCAACTAAGTCTTCCGGTAACCCCGCTTATGGTCTGTAAGGCAAACGCAGAAACTTCCGGGGTAACCATGAACGTCTTCCTCATGTCTGATGACATTATGCAGGCGGCGGAGGCTATGCTCAGTCAGGCTTACCACCTTGAAAGTATCGATGTGCTGGATGTGGCGGAAGGTTTTCTGGTCTCATATCACTATGCCCATTTCACCAAACCTGGTCGCATTGCGCACCGGGTGCTGGTCTGTCGTGATGAGGCTGAGCTGCCGTCTATCGCATCAATATATCAGGGTGCGGACTGGCATGAACGCGAGTGCTTCGACTTTCATGGACTGAAGTTTTCCGGGCATCCCAATCTGCTGCCTTTGCTGCTTGACCCGGAAACTCCGAACGGGGTGCTGCTCAAGGACGAAAAGAGCCGGAAACCCCTGCGGGATATTCTTAATCCCGGTGAGACTCTTTTTAAAGGAGAGGGATTTACCCTCTTTGATGAAGAGCAGCCGGAAGCGGAAGAGGAGGCAGCATCATGAACACATTTCCTGAAGGTGATTTTTACACCAACCATTTTGAGAAGGGTGCGGATGACAACACCATGATTCTGAACATGGGGCCGCAGCATCCTTCCACCCACGGTGTCCTGCGGGTTATCCTTGAGCTTGACGGCGAATACATAGTGCGTGCCGAGCCTGTTCTGGGCTATCTGCACCGTATGCATGAAAAAATGGCCGAGGTAAAAAGCTGGGTCCAATTCATCCCCAATATGGGTCGGGTGGACTATCTGCATCCGCTGGCATGGAACCATGCCTACGTATGCGCGGTGGAGAAACTGGCCGGAATAGAAGTGCCTGAACGTGCGGAGTATATCCGGGTAATTCTTACTGAATTGAACCGTATCTCCTCGCATCTGCTCTGGTGGGGCGCTTATCTGTTGGACCTCGGAGCATTTACTCCTATCATGTACGGTTTTGATGATCGTGAAATCATGATGGACATGATGCAGAAAGCTACCGGGGCAAGGCTGACCTATAGTAACTTCCGTTTTGGCGGAGTTGTTCATGATCTTGATGACAGCTTTGCGGATGACTGCACCGCTTTCATAAAGCGGCTGCGCGATCGGATGCCCATGTATAAAGATCTGGTCACCGACAATATCATTTTGCGTAAACGTATCGAAGAAATAGGTTATATGGATGTGGATATGTGTAACCGCTACGGCGCGACCGGTCCTCTGATCCGTGGCGCGGGCGTTGAACATGATACCCGCAAAGCCGAACCCTATTCCATCTATGATCGTTTTGATTGGAAGGTGCCGGTTTATTATGAAGCTGACGCCATGGCCCGATACATGGTGCGTATGGAAGAGATCGAGCAGAGTCTGAACATTGTGGAACAGGCTCTGGAGCAGATTCCGGAAGGCGAGCACATCATCAAAAAAGCTCCCAAGCCAACATGGAAGGCTCCGGCGGGCGAAGTGTACTTCAGCACTGAAGGCGCTCGCGGCAAGGTAGGAATCCATATAGTCAGTGACGGAAGTAAAACTCCGTACCGTATTAAACTGCGCGCCCCGGGATTTTCCAACCTTTCCCTCTTCGCGGAATGTGCAAAAGGGACAATGCTGGCTGATGCGGTTGCCATTCTCGGCAGTCTGGACATGGTAATCCCGGAAATCGACAGGTAGTCAGGAGCTTTTTATGTCTCAAATTCCTGTAGAACTCGTTAAATTGCTCATCGCTCTGGTGGCAATTGCCGCCTTTGTGGGCTTGAACGGGCTGGTGCTGGTCTATCTTGAACGTAAAGTTGCAGGATTCGTACAGCGCAGACCCGGTCCTTACGAAGTGGGTCCGCAGGGGCTGCTGCAGCCGCTGGCCGACGCCGTTAAATTAATAGGTAAACAGCTTTTCACCCCCAAGGGTGCGGATAAGCTTCTTTTCTGGATGGCTCCGGTGCTTTCTTTCCTGCCGGTGCTTCTGCTTTTTATGCCGATCCCGTTCGGTCCGGTTGCAACCGGTATGGAAATGGATCTCGGTCTGTTGCTGATACTGGCATTCGCGGGCCTGAATGTTCTCGCCCTTTGTCTGGCGGGGTGGGGGTCTAACAACAAATGGGGGATTCTCGGCGCGGCAAGGGCTGTGGCACAGTCTGTTGCATATGAAATCCCGCTGTTGCTCTCGGTGTTGACCATCGCTTTTATGACCGGAACCTTGAACCTTAGCACTATTGTTGAGGGGCAGGGTGGATGGCCGTGGCAATGGAATGCATTTATACAGCCGCTGGCCTTTATCATTTATTTCATAAGTGCTCTGGGTGAGACCAACCGCGCTCCCTTTGACCTTCCTGAAGCGGAAAGTGAATTGACCGCCGGTTTTCATACTGAATATTCAGGTATGGGATTTGGGCTTTTCTTCCTTGCTGAATACGCCAACATGATCGTTGTCTGTTCTGTTGCCGCGGCCCTTTTTCTGGGTGGCTGGCATGGACCTTTTTTTGACGGCGCCTGGTGGTTCCTTGCCAAGGTTTACACCCTGCTGTTGGTTATGATCTGGCTGCGCTGGACTTATCCCCGTGTGCGGTTCGACCAGCTTCTGAATATCAATTGGAAATGGCTCATGCCCTTGGCTCTGATAAATTTATTTATAACCGCTTTTGTGATGAAGATTTAGGGGGCGGAAGATGAGTGCACTAAAAAAAATATGGGATGACTTGTCATCTCTGTGGTCCCTCATTGTGGGGCTTAAGGTCACGGGGAAAAACTTTGTCGATAAAAACGTGACCCTTCATTACCCGCGTGAAACTGTTACTTCCGGGCAGCTTGAAGGGTTCCGGGGACCGCTCGAACTGATCGGTAAACCCAAAGACCCGGCCAAGCCGAAATGTATTTCGTGCATGATGTGTGTCACGGCCTGCCCGAGTAAATGCATTACCGTGGTCAAGTCTAAGGCTCCCAAGCCTACCGAAGCTGAACTGCAGGCTATGAAGGAAGCGGAAGAGCGGGGCGAAAAGGTCAAGAAACCCAAGGCTCCCAAAGAGCCTGCTAAATTTTTGTATGACTTTTCACTTTGTTCGCTGTGCGGATCATGTGTTGAAAACTGTCCTGCAAAATCACTCAGATATTCATCAAATGTGTACCTGACTGTGACTGACCGCAAGGAGCTTAAAATGGATCTGCTGGCCAGACTGGCCGGACAGGCGGAAAAGGCAGCGGAATCCCCGAAGAATGTTGAAGCTGAAAAGGCTGAAAAAGAGGTGAGGACGGAATCATGATGGAAACGCTCGCTAAAATCGCTTTTGCTGTCTACACGCTGCTTATTCTCGGCGGCGGGTGTATTGCCGTGGGAGCGCACAGTCTGGTCCGGGCCATGGTAGGGCTTATTGCCTCGCTGCTCGGGGTTGCCGGGATGTATATGCTCATGGCCGCACCGTTTATGGCCTTTATGCAGATTCTCATCTACGTGGGGGCGGTATGTGTACTTATTTTCTTTGCCATTATGCTTACGCAGGCGGATGCCCACGGTGTGGAATCCGGAAGTCGCAGGCCGGGTAAGTCCGCACTGTCGGCTCTGACTTTTATTGCTCCGGTTTTCGTGATTGGATTCATTCTGGTCAAATTCCAGCCTGCTTCCATTCATCTGCCAGTTGAGGTTCCGCTGGTTCATATCGGTAAGGGGCTCCTGGAAGACTTTCCGGTGGCTTTCGAGTTGATCTCGGTTGTTCTACTGGCAGCCATGGCCGGAGCTGTTCTGCTGGCTTTTGAAAAGAAAGGAGGTAAAGCATAATGAGCCCTCTTTTAATGTATCAAATGGTGGCACTTCTGCTGCTGGCTATCGGCCTATATGGGATTGTCTGGCGTAAATCGCTGGTGGGTATGCTCATATCCGTTGAGCTGATGCTCAATGGTGCGGGGCTGTCCATTGTTGCCGCCTCACAGCTTACCGAA is a window of Maridesulfovibrio sp. DNA encoding:
- a CDS encoding OsmC family protein; translated protein: MINEIKIEFGEGKKLSAVNDDFRIDADMPVNEGGEGSAPDPMQLFLASLGTCAAHYTRKFCETRSLSLEGLELKLRYQYNDEGTQISKFTYELTIPENFPEKYKAALLRALDLCPIKKLLLNPPSFQLEIV
- a CDS encoding iron-sulfur cluster biosynthesis family protein; this encodes MLKITEKAKEVLDQHFEGKEKETVRIYLASACSGTRLALGIDSAKDGDETINLEGYDFVVDKELLEQAKPMVIDLTPMGIEISSSLVLEEAQGSCGSCCGGCG
- a CDS encoding diguanylate cyclase domain-containing protein; this encodes MEDGLKILLVDDNAVNLTLLKKLLKEEGAELYSALNGEEAVELCQKNDFALILLDVQMPGMDGYETARIIKGIVACRLTPIIFLTAIYKEPAYARLGYQAGAVDFLTQPIDPSTLRAKVGIFLELKRQKDRLEREIEQRIKTERALRTAEEKYRNIFERAVEGIFRSTFDGDFEAVNPALARILGYDSTEEAVEKLHTSTLYKDPDERRAFLKKLMKEKSLTDYELRFKRKDGSIIWISESCRLFEEGGEFYIEGVVEDITKRKLCELELQKKATLDALTGIPNRYLFFDRLAKSISNAGRYREKLALLFIDLNDFKQVNDLYGHHIGDMLLGKVASRFKSRLRSSDTFARLGGDEFCVLLERPSDKENIAHVAEEFINCLDKPFRFDDICCSVGASIGISLYPENGCCAEELVKKADSAMYLVKEKPDKKYCFYSGEA
- a CDS encoding YkgJ family cysteine cluster protein; this translates as MSFLDYIRLQYRKWQLKKKRQTVVIRGSCQMCGQCCRGICISVGGKWLKRERAFVKAATEDTSLLRFKIFGKTEEGYLKFSCTSLNENGTCSDYENRPQLCRSFPAPSIFMQFGELPKGCGFRMSTEIDFEQVLKEAMDNKEEISAGHIPD
- the nuoH gene encoding NADH-quinone oxidoreductase subunit NuoH, giving the protein MSQIPVELVKLLIALVAIAAFVGLNGLVLVYLERKVAGFVQRRPGPYEVGPQGLLQPLADAVKLIGKQLFTPKGADKLLFWMAPVLSFLPVLLLFMPIPFGPVATGMEMDLGLLLILAFAGLNVLALCLAGWGSNNKWGILGAARAVAQSVAYEIPLLLSVLTIAFMTGTLNLSTIVEGQGGWPWQWNAFIQPLAFIIYFISALGETNRAPFDLPEAESELTAGFHTEYSGMGFGLFFLAEYANMIVVCSVAAALFLGGWHGPFFDGAWWFLAKVYTLLLVMIWLRWTYPRVRFDQLLNINWKWLMPLALINLFITAFVMKI
- a CDS encoding GtrA family protein, which gives rise to MMPFDYRALARFLRYTCVGGGTFTLDLSMLCLFTEIFDLPTVFSAGLAFLIAVSLNYFISRKIVFKGTSREIKQGYIGFLIIAGTGLVIVSGGMYLMVDRFRWQYLISRILVSLITGVWNYLLNLHINFKVAGKPFT
- a CDS encoding NADH-quinone oxidoreductase subunit NuoB, with product MVEDGIVRLELAEDAMNICRSMSLWPMTFGLACCAIEMMAVGMARFDMARFGAEVFRPSARQADLMIVAGTVTKKMAPAVVRLYEQMPAPKWVLALGNCAISGGPFKFKGQYGIVEGVDNLIPVDVYVPGCPPRPEALLEGLFQIQEKVTGKRWWPVPEDLEKERAR
- a CDS encoding NADH-quinone oxidoreductase subunit D, with protein sequence MNTFPEGDFYTNHFEKGADDNTMILNMGPQHPSTHGVLRVILELDGEYIVRAEPVLGYLHRMHEKMAEVKSWVQFIPNMGRVDYLHPLAWNHAYVCAVEKLAGIEVPERAEYIRVILTELNRISSHLLWWGAYLLDLGAFTPIMYGFDDREIMMDMMQKATGARLTYSNFRFGGVVHDLDDSFADDCTAFIKRLRDRMPMYKDLVTDNIILRKRIEEIGYMDVDMCNRYGATGPLIRGAGVEHDTRKAEPYSIYDRFDWKVPVYYEADAMARYMVRMEEIEQSLNIVEQALEQIPEGEHIIKKAPKPTWKAPAGEVYFSTEGARGKVGIHIVSDGSKTPYRIKLRAPGFSNLSLFAECAKGTMLADAVAILGSLDMVIPEIDR
- a CDS encoding NADH-quinone oxidoreductase subunit C, which encodes MMASNKMDGQLSLPVTPLMVCKANAETSGVTMNVFLMSDDIMQAAEAMLSQAYHLESIDVLDVAEGFLVSYHYAHFTKPGRIAHRVLVCRDEAELPSIASIYQGADWHERECFDFHGLKFSGHPNLLPLLLDPETPNGVLLKDEKSRKPLRDILNPGETLFKGEGFTLFDEEQPEAEEEAAS
- the nuoK gene encoding NADH-quinone oxidoreductase subunit NuoK, whose translation is MSPLLMYQMVALLLLAIGLYGIVWRKSLVGMLISVELMLNGAGLSIVAASQLTEAGSAVGQIATLFVMGLAAAEATLVLAIIIVVAKRFKTVETDAITRLKG
- a CDS encoding cupin domain-containing protein, whose product is MTPVEFSALATNGTIKTINETINCADLAWNPHAAFEGVYLKHLVTGDKTDGQISCHIVRVDPGCTLETHVHENQWEMHEVIEGSGDATLSESSTPYHPGKSAIIPKGEKHSVKAGDDGLIMLAKFFPALI
- a CDS encoding NADH-quinone oxidoreductase subunit A: MVFSWLQFAIFMFLIGGLLFAGGPLILSALVAPRAKGGDMGMAFECGMRPHGRAWNQFGISYYVYALLFLAFDVDVLYLFPVSVWYPQTEGMFYFVEVAGFLSVLAIAIIYFWKKGVFTWPRKIS
- a CDS encoding NADH-quinone oxidoreductase subunit J, with protein sequence MMETLAKIAFAVYTLLILGGGCIAVGAHSLVRAMVGLIASLLGVAGMYMLMAAPFMAFMQILIYVGAVCVLIFFAIMLTQADAHGVESGSRRPGKSALSALTFIAPVFVIGFILVKFQPASIHLPVEVPLVHIGKGLLEDFPVAFELISVVLLAAMAGAVLLAFEKKGGKA
- a CDS encoding AraC family transcriptional regulator, with protein sequence MKTKKAKLIFHEPEGLPDTTLVEAYGISNRFPRHVHTSYIFILVDQGERRLNINSTALTYKAGELCILPPGIPHSCASSCEKDSLQHAYRAICVNTRYMQKLTAEICDRPCREPDFNPAVIYKDYDRASFDELFALINIPGTGLEKQAALNSFLYHIIEEHSRGEIITQKTGPQHEALQRVKNFIDHNFQQKITLHDLAETACLSPFHLQKLFVGKYGRSPQEYLIFRRVQEARALIENRTTIIDAALKSGFSDQSHFSRHFKKIIGISPGQFFQENG
- a CDS encoding 4Fe-4S binding protein → MSALKKIWDDLSSLWSLIVGLKVTGKNFVDKNVTLHYPRETVTSGQLEGFRGPLELIGKPKDPAKPKCISCMMCVTACPSKCITVVKSKAPKPTEAELQAMKEAEERGEKVKKPKAPKEPAKFLYDFSLCSLCGSCVENCPAKSLRYSSNVYLTVTDRKELKMDLLARLAGQAEKAAESPKNVEAEKAEKEVRTES